AAGTTGCATCAGAAAAAGATGCACAAGCTTTAGAAGCTGAGCTGAAAGGCGGCGCTGATTTCGCAACTTTAGCTACCGAAAAATCCACAGATAAATTCAGTGCAGGTAACAAAGGCGTGATTGGTTGGATGGAAGCAACTTCTACACCAAGCGAAATCATCAGTGCGAATTTAACCGAGAAAGGCCAAGTTTCTGCACCGATCAAAGTCCAAGATAATTATGTCTTATTCCGTTTGGATGATGTTAAGCCAGAATCGATTAAGTCTTTTGATGACGTTAAATCAAGTATTGAAACTAGCGTAGTCCAAGATAAAAGCGTTAAACAATTTTACGATTTACAACAGAAAGTGAGTGAAGCTGCGACTAATGACAATGAGTCATTAGCATCAGTTGAAAGCATTTCTGGCTTGAAAGTTGTGACTACGGGCTGGTTTGATCGTCAAAACCCACCGGCACAACTGAATTTCCCGAAAGTCGTTAACGAAGTATTCAGCGACCGTTTAGTCGATAAAAAAGGTACAACAGGTATCAACTCTGACGTGATCAACGTTGAAGGGGATCGTGCGTTTGTCCTGCGTGTGACTGACTATAAAGCTGAATCAACAGAGCCATTCGAAACAGTAAAAGCGGATATTGAAGCATTAGTTAAGCGTCAGAAAGCGTCTGCCCAATTAAAAGCGAATGGTGAGAAATTACTGGCAGAGTTACAAGCGGGTAAAGGTGATGAAGCATTGAAAGAGGCAGACACCCAATTTGGTGCTGTTCAAACAGTTTCATTCCTTGCTCCTGCAACTGATGTGACTGGCGTTGCGATGAAAATGACACCGCCAACTGACGGTAAACCAACTTACGCAATCGCTTATGACCAAAAAGATAATCTGCTAATTGTACAATTAGATAAAGTGACTTTAGGTCAGCCAACTGCTGATGAGCTGAGCCAGTTATCTAACGAATATCGTGGTGCAATGAGCTCTGCGGTGAATGAAGCGTTAATGCTGAATTTACGCGCGAATGCAAAAATTGAAGTGCAAAGCTTAGAATAAGTTATTTGCATGGAATAATTGCGAAGCGTTTCGCAACTAAGGTTGTAATATCTGTAACTGAAGGCCACCCATTGGGTGGCCTTTCGCATTATATAAACCGAAGAAAAGTTTTTGAAAAAATTCTCTGGCATTGTGATGTTTCAACACACATAGGAGAACAATGATGAAATGGAATAAAAGTATTAAACAAGGATTAGGGACAGCGTTAATGGTAGCAATGTTATGCCCTTTATCGGCATTTGCAGCAGTCAAGAAAGCAGAAACTGAAAAATCTGTAGCGGCGATTGTGCAGCCTCAAAATAGTGATGAAGTAAAAAATGTGGCGAGTTTAACATCCTCTGACCAAGTGAATATTAATCAAGCCACTGCTGAGGAATTAGCTAGAAAACTCAATGGGATTGGTAAACAGAAAGCTCAGGCTATTGTGGAATACCGAGAAAAATACGGCGCTTTTAATACTGTTGAAAATATCCTTGAAGTGCAGGGCATTGGGCCTGCATTTTTAGAGAAAAATCGTAATAAACTTGTCCTATAAGCAAAATAGCCCACTTTCAACGTGGGCTATTTTTTAGGAAATAGAAATTAGCGTTATGAGGTTAAAAACAAATTATGGGTAATATTTATGCTATTTAATTTAATTTAAAGCACGAATATGAGAGCTAAGTCTGATAAGTAATATTTTTTAAGCAGCTCTTTCAAATATTTGTTATTTTTATGTTATTAAACAATTCATCTGGTCGGAGTAGTTATGGCAATACACATAAAAGTACTCGGTTATCACATTGATGTCTTTCAGCATGTCAATAAT
The Providencia alcalifaciens DNA segment above includes these coding regions:
- the ppiD gene encoding peptidylprolyl isomerase, which gives rise to MMEDLRTKANSPFIKVLLAIIILSFVLTGVAGYVIGGSSNNAAEVNGQPISKEQLQQAFQQERQSLQEYLGDKFSEVASNDNYMKELRTQALNNLINNQLINQYANELQLSASDQQIEQAIFAMQVFQTNGNFDSEKYREILKRYNINADDFAAQIRQDLVRAQLGKSFTGTEFALPSEVKAYAELFMQEREVRTANLSLAALEAKQTVSEDELKAYYAANQNSFISPEQVQVSYVEMDAASMPKASVTAEEVKAYYDENLKNFTKAEQKLYSMIQVASEKDAQALEAELKGGADFATLATEKSTDKFSAGNKGVIGWMEATSTPSEIISANLTEKGQVSAPIKVQDNYVLFRLDDVKPESIKSFDDVKSSIETSVVQDKSVKQFYDLQQKVSEAATNDNESLASVESISGLKVVTTGWFDRQNPPAQLNFPKVVNEVFSDRLVDKKGTTGINSDVINVEGDRAFVLRVTDYKAESTEPFETVKADIEALVKRQKASAQLKANGEKLLAELQAGKGDEALKEADTQFGAVQTVSFLAPATDVTGVAMKMTPPTDGKPTYAIAYDQKDNLLIVQLDKVTLGQPTADELSQLSNEYRGAMSSAVNEALMLNLRANAKIEVQSLE
- a CDS encoding ComEA family DNA-binding protein; translated protein: MKWNKSIKQGLGTALMVAMLCPLSAFAAVKKAETEKSVAAIVQPQNSDEVKNVASLTSSDQVNINQATAEELARKLNGIGKQKAQAIVEYREKYGAFNTVENILEVQGIGPAFLEKNRNKLVL